A genomic stretch from Echeneis naucrates chromosome 6, fEcheNa1.1, whole genome shotgun sequence includes:
- the LOC115044568 gene encoding transmembrane protein 244-like — protein sequence MAGEVQFEKEGGINRVVLHCCCRDYFTVFTSSTNHEMAFKGKAVDSKTVLFNLLLCLLIFYSLFYMIGSVCFGAFRLDHFDGLIPFDFKTEPAESNSKYLVNLLSLELTYFCSGLLFAAVVRRQVWDYALTVTLLHVMITSLVMLEFPMVWQWWLALGSGLFLMICNGQLIAYFTCQSDQTYASFNIY from the exons ATGGCGGGAGAGGTCCAGTTTGAGAAGGAAGGGGGGATTAACCGGGTCgtcctccactgctgctgccgggattattttacagtatttacatcaAGTACAAACCATGAAATGGCATTCAAAGGCAAAGCGGTCGACTCGAAG ACCGTGCTCttcaacctgctgctgtgtctcctcATATTTTACTCTCTCTTCTACATGATCGGGAGCGTGTGCTTCGGTGCCTTCAG GTTAGATCACTTTGATGGACTCATTCCGTTTGACTTTAAGACTGAACCTGCTGAGTCCAACTCAAAATACTTGG TGAACCTCCTGTCCTTGGAGCTCACCTACTTTTGCAGTGGCCTTTTGTTTGCTGCAGTGGTGAGGAGGCAGGTGTGGGACTACGCCCTCACTGTCACACTTCTGCATGTAATGATCACCAGCCTCG TGATGTTGGAGTTTCCCATGGTGTGGCAGTGGTGGCTGGCTTTAG GCAGTGGGTTGTTTCTGATGATCTGCAATGGCCAGCTGATAGCTTATTTCACCTGCCAGAGTGATCAGACCTATGCCTCCTTCAACATCTACTGA